The Hoplias malabaricus isolate fHopMal1 chromosome 9, fHopMal1.hap1, whole genome shotgun sequence genome contains a region encoding:
- the LOC136707798 gene encoding cystatin-like protein isoform X1: protein MMKTGLKLLLLSAVTLLVSAQSRNYQDLSEQKKTHIDKALKEVNEKFTGSHHVAYEQILDTKFRGSDYYVNVRLMVTTCTKDKTKGYGHREECVTQKLKTPIFDCVVCNTPGRELIDCARVMDIKNSVSPTGSLVEKDCDGSAA from the exons ATGATGAAGACTGGActgaagctgctgctgctgtctgcTGTGACTCTGCTGGTTTCTGCTCAGTCGAGGAACTATCAGGACCTGTCggaacaaaagaaaacacacattgacaAGGCTCTGAAAGAGGTCAACGAGAAATTCACAGGGTCTCATCATGTTGCTTATGAACAGATCTTGGACACAAAA TTTAGAGGCAGTGACTACTATGTAAATGTGCGTCTGATGGTCACTACATGCACAAAGGATAAGACTAAAGGATATGGACATCGAGAGGAATGTGTTACGCAGAAGCTTAAGACG CCCATATTTGACTGTGTTGTGTGCAATACGCCTGGTCGTGAACTAATTGACTGTGCCAGAGTGATGGACATCAAAAAT AGTGTTTCACCAACTGGGTCTTTAGTAGAGAAGGACTGTGATGGGAGTGCAGCTTGA
- the LOC136707798 gene encoding cystatin-like protein isoform X2, whose amino-acid sequence MMKTGLKLLLLSAVTLLVSAQSRNYQDLSEQKKTHIDKALKEVNEKFTGSHHVAYEQILDTKFRGSDYYVNVRLMVTTCTKDKTKGYGHREECVTQKLKTPIFDCVVCNTPGRELIDCARVMDIKNREKIRNTCSVFYLPGGGHSLSFLNWGQ is encoded by the exons ATGATGAAGACTGGActgaagctgctgctgctgtctgcTGTGACTCTGCTGGTTTCTGCTCAGTCGAGGAACTATCAGGACCTGTCggaacaaaagaaaacacacattgacaAGGCTCTGAAAGAGGTCAACGAGAAATTCACAGGGTCTCATCATGTTGCTTATGAACAGATCTTGGACACAAAA TTTAGAGGCAGTGACTACTATGTAAATGTGCGTCTGATGGTCACTACATGCACAAAGGATAAGACTAAAGGATATGGACATCGAGAGGAATGTGTTACGCAGAAGCTTAAGACG CCCATATTTGACTGTGTTGTGTGCAATACGCCTGGTCGTGAACTAATTGACTGTGCCAGAGTGATGGACATCAAAAAT agagagaaaattcGGAACACGTGTTCAGTGTTTTATCTTCCTGGAGGTGGACATTCATTGTCTTTTTTAAACTGGGGACAATGA